GTCGCGACGTCGGTGCTGTCCGGCAACCGGAACTTTGAAGGTCGCATCTCGCCCGACGTTCGTGCGAATTACCTGGCGTCACCACCGCTGGTTGTTGCCTATGCGCTTGCGGGGACGGTGGACATCGACCTCGCTTCAGAACCGATTACTCAGGATGCCGACGGGAATGATGTGTTCCTCAAGGACATCTGGCCCACTCAGGCCGAGGTGAACCAGATCGTGGCTTCTTCGGTGACCCGTGAGCAGTTCCTGGAGCAGTACGGCAACGTGTTCGAGGGAAGCGACGAATGGCGGGACATCGATAGCTCGGAGTCGTCGCTGTATCCGTGGAATGACGCTTCGACGTATATTCAGGAGCCGCCGTTTTTCGTCGACCTCGCACCGGACCCGACCCCGATTGTTCCCATTGCGGGTGCCCGGGTGCTTGCAAAATTGGGCGATTCGATCACAACCGACCACATTTCTCCGGCGGGCGCAATCGGTCCGGATACTCCCGCCGGCAAGTTCCTTACCGAGTCTGGTGTCGAACTTCGCATGTTTAACTCGTACGGGTCGCGCCGCGGTAACGACCGCGTGATGACCCGTGGCACGTTCGCCAACATCCGGGTCCGTAACCAACTAGCCCCGGGAACCGAGGGTGGGTGGACGCTCGACTTCACCGACGGGGAGGTAAAGAGTATCTACGACGCCAGTCTCAGCTACAAAGATGCCGGGATTCCTCTCGTTGTGCTCGGCGGCAAGGACTACGGCATGGGATCGTCGCGCGACTGGGCTGCGAAGGGAACGTTCCTTCTGGGTGTCAAAGCCGTGATTGTCGAGTCGTACGAACGTATTCACCGCTCCAATCTCGTGATGATGGGTGTGCTGCCGCTTACCTACGTCGATGGCGAGAATGCTGACTCGCTGGGCTTGGATGGTTCCGAGACGTTTGCGATCGATGTCGACGATTCGCTGACGCCACGTCAGCTAGTGAAAGTGACGGCGTCGAAAGCAGATGGATCGAAAACCGAGTTTATGGCGATTGTCAGGTGTGACACCCCGGTCGAAGTCGAGTACCTTCGCCACGGTGGCATCCTCCACATGGTGCTGAGAAGAATGGCCGAGTCCTAAGACGTCGAGACTCGCCGTGGCTTCTTGATCGAGTTGTATTGGGAGACCCGTGGTCACGGCACGAAGTCAGTTATGGACCAGCGCGTGTTTCCCACGCACGATGGTTTAGGTTCGGCTACCCAGTCGATGCGCGCTATCCACGCGGCTGCTGCAGGGCCCCCTCCTCGACGCTTGATCCTCCACCACCGAAAGTCACGTTGTCTCCGTACGACAGAGTGTGAGAAACACCATCCAGGGTCTGGAACGAGATCGAATTCGCCTCTCGTAACCATGTGGTCCGATCAGCGGGCCACACCAGCAGAACGCTTTCCGTTCCTGTCTCCACCACAGTGCAGTCGCCGTTAGGGCGAGCACGCCGCCGATCAGAGCCTCGTCGCCGCCATTCGGTACCGCAGGACCAACGGCGAGTGGCCCCCACGAGGACTCCCCTTCAGCGTCGTTCTTGCTACCGTCACCGCAGCCGGCAGCGACAAGGATGACGACCATCGCGATCCCGACCCAGTGTCTCAATCCGACAAATGAACGCAGAATCATGGCGCCAACTCTATTCCGTCGATTATCACGCTACTAGGGGGCGATACGGTCGTGACACCTAGCGTTCGTTGGCCTCTAGGACTCTCAGAATGTTTTCGCCGAGCATCTTTCTGATATCGGTCTCGGACCACGATCTCGCAAGTAACCCGGCCGTAATGTTCGGGTATGTCGACACATCCTCGAGACCCTTGGGGAGCGAGGTGATGCCGTCGAAGTCGGATCCGAGACCGACGTGATCGATACCCGCGACTTCGGCGATATGTTCGATGTGGTCGAGGACGATCTCGATATCACCCATGGGTATAGGGTTCTGAGCGGTGTACTCCGCCATTGCCTCACGAAAGTCGTCCTCGTTGGAAGTTGACGTACGGATTCTGCGTGTTGCGGCAAAGAGTTTCATCGTGTCGTCGCCGGTGTCGGGGACGACGAACAACGAGAAGAAGTTCACCATGACGACACCGCCATTTCCACAAACGGCCCGCAACACATCGTCGGGCACATTACGAGGGTTGTCCGATACCGCATACGCCGACGAGTGTGATGCCATCACCGGGAGGGTGCTCACATCGAGAGCGTCGCGCATCGTGTCTGCGGAGACATGCGAGATGTCAACGATCATTCCCATGGCGTTCATCTCACGGACGACGTCGCGACCAAAGTCGGTGAGACCGCCGTGGCGCATCTCGTCGGTCGCCGAATCTGCCCAGTCGAGTGTGTCGGCGTGGGTGAGCGTCATGTAACGGACCCCGCGTTCAAACAACGTGTGGAGCTTGTCGATCGAGTTCTCGATGGAGTGTCCACCCTCGGCACCCATCAGACTTGCGGTCCGCCGAGAAGCTCTGATGCGCCGAACATCGTGGGCGGTGGTTGCTGCCTCGAACGCTGCGGGGTAACGCGCATTCATCTGTTCGACGAGATCGATCTGTTCCATCGTGTGTTTGAAAGGCGCTTCGCTTTCGCACGGCACATACACCGACCAAAACTGAGCACCGACACCACCACGGCGGAGACGTTCGATATCGGTGTGGACGTGGGGGAGAGGCGTTGACGGGTCCATCGAGTCAAACGACGAGCCCGCCCTAGTCCGCACCTCCCACGGGAAGTCGTTATGGCCATCAACCACCGGCAGATCGTCATGAATCCGCTGGGCGGCGTCGGCGAAATCTGTCATGTGTCTATCGAACGTTCGGTGGAGGCCAAGATGCTTGTATCTTGCCACTCATGCGAGATGCTGCACTACTTCTTCAGATCGAGGCCGAGGCCTACCAGCCACTCCTCGAAGGCCTCACGCCCGCCGACTTCGACAGACAGACGGTGTGCGACTTGTGGTCGGTGCGCGACGTAGTTGCGCACCAGTCGGCGGTTCTCCAAATTGTGGAATCGGGGGATCAGGCCTCATTCACCCCGGAGTCAAACCAAGAGGACGTCGATCATCGCAAGACGTGGGACATCGGTCGGCTTCTTGGCGAGTTGTTCGGCGGATACGCCAATGTCATTGCCAAGATCGATGCTGCCGGCGGTGCGCTCGATTCATTCGGCCTCGCCCAGTTCATCCACGGTGGCGATGTGAGAGATGCTGTCGACGCCGACGACGCGTTTGCAAGCCCTGGCCATGAGATTGCTGTTGACCTTCTCCACGACAAGTCCACCGTGATGAAAAAGATGCCGGTCGTCACCCGGATCGACGGTGTGTTACGCCAGTTCGGGTCAGATCTTGATCCGGTAGGACATCTCGCAACCGACACGGAGACTTTCGTGAGATTGTGTGGCGGACGCAACCCGGATCCCACCAAGTGGTCGGTCGAAGGCATGTCGGCAGCAGACTTTGTGCTGTATAACTGATGCGACGCGTGAACGTGGTGGGGACATCCAGGATACGGAGCTAGATGACAATTCTGGAGGTATCAACCCACCGCTCGGTATTCGTCTCGCAATGATGGGCTACGACGAACTCAAGCGGGTGATAGCTGAGAGCCGACCGTGAACGATCGTCGGTCTCGTAGCGTTGAAGCCGGGCGGTGAGACCCGGCGGGAGCCTTCACGGACCGTTGACGAGGCCCGTCTCAAGGAGGACGGTTGGTTGGACGACGTGCACAGTTGTCTCGGTTGCGATCACAGCCGGGAGCACGATCGTTGAGCCAATCGGAAACACTGTGGCCCCTTCACCGGGGGCTTGTATGGACACGGATCCGTCGGCAACCATCAACACCCGAAGTTCTTCCGCATTGTGCAACGCGATCTTGCCTGCGTCGTAGCGGTGTTCGCGTTGCCAGTAGTGATCGGTCGCGATAAGCAGCCGGGTGCGGTCGACCTGCGAAGGAGCGAGGTAGGTTCCAAGGTCCGAAGACATTTCGAGCGTGTCGAGCGCTTCGGTGATGTGGAGCGTGCGAGGTTCCCGCCCATACTCTTCGGTCCAGTCGTAAATCCGAAAGGTTGTGTCGCTCGGCGTCTGGGTCTCGGCAACGACGACACCCGCACCAAGGGCATGGACGACACCCGCCGGCAGGTGGTGAAAGTCGCCGGGACGGGCATCAAAGGTTTGTAGGAGTTCAACGATGGCTGGCGTCCCGGCTGTGGCAGCGACGTCCGCAATAGAGACTCCGTCGCGAAATCCCTTGTACAACGCTGCTCCGGGGCGGGCGTCGAGGACGTACCACGATTCGGTTTTCAACGCTGCTCCCGAATGGCGAG
This window of the Acidobacteriota bacterium genome carries:
- a CDS encoding class I mannose-6-phosphate isomerase; amino-acid sequence: MIPPLGLLTFEPILVLKPWGGRALERFGKTLPIGELVGESWEIADLPDGTATDAAESHSYVASGPQRGLALSALIATYGSDFLGTATAMPDGAFALLVKLLDANEHLSIQVHPNAEYVARHSGAALKTESWYVLDARPGAALYKGFRDGVSIADVAATAGTPAIVELLQTFDARPGDFHHLPAGVVHALGAGVVVAETQTPSDTTFRIYDWTEEYGREPRTLHITEALDTLEMSSDLGTYLAPSQVDRTRLLIATDHYWQREHRYDAGKIALHNAEELRVLMVADGSVSIQAPGEGATVFPIGSTIVLPAVIATETTVHVVQPTVLLETGLVNGP
- a CDS encoding dipeptidase; translated protein: MTDFADAAQRIHDDLPVVDGHNDFPWEVRTRAGSSFDSMDPSTPLPHVHTDIERLRRGGVGAQFWSVYVPCESEAPFKHTMEQIDLVEQMNARYPAAFEAATTAHDVRRIRASRRTASLMGAEGGHSIENSIDKLHTLFERGVRYMTLTHADTLDWADSATDEMRHGGLTDFGRDVVREMNAMGMIVDISHVSADTMRDALDVSTLPVMASHSSAYAVSDNPRNVPDDVLRAVCGNGGVVMVNFFSLFVVPDTGDDTMKLFAATRRIRTSTSNEDDFREAMAEYTAQNPIPMGDIEIVLDHIEHIAEVAGIDHVGLGSDFDGITSLPKGLEDVSTYPNITAGLLARSWSETDIRKMLGENILRVLEANER
- a CDS encoding maleylpyruvate isomerase N-terminal domain-containing protein — encoded protein: MRDAALLLQIEAEAYQPLLEGLTPADFDRQTVCDLWSVRDVVAHQSAVLQIVESGDQASFTPESNQEDVDHRKTWDIGRLLGELFGGYANVIAKIDAAGGALDSFGLAQFIHGGDVRDAVDADDAFASPGHEIAVDLLHDKSTVMKKMPVVTRIDGVLRQFGSDLDPVGHLATDTETFVRLCGGRNPDPTKWSVEGMSAADFVLYN